The Vigna unguiculata cultivar IT97K-499-35 chromosome 6, ASM411807v1, whole genome shotgun sequence genome contains a region encoding:
- the LOC114188593 gene encoding uncharacterized protein LOC114188593 → MASNNKTPPDPIISSAHTLLPQIPRHRKHRNPGIAIAFRLRGSHNKKHSARDNTSPVNFWKGSPKNEISARNLAAEWWQWQFMTGDVFPCASPLPSSRFQLANGIKPTFRHSHNSGEKLKERKDEKMKSITILRSRNGLRRELESSMQCLKCSKEVATKSNPALKDEKSNKSKHLEDKEIGGHHYFGITNLLELLRSQRAINELKATQKSSKKIVEQLSQNVEDNRVFHKCRECKKSETVLDDLKDKLSREKRSRERTELLNAKLVHEVAKTKISSKQCMTNYSKEKKKRKMLEEVCNELAMQVREDTVKLEGLLSDSVKICKEVKEEREMMEMAELWREERVQMKLADAQILLEDKYNEMVQLIAFLQVFLRSRGAEIDTTELEDAQFIKQIVESVSIKRIVELSYDFSKSDVAVETFEELIGKDNTGSYTAFTSPLSNIHIESLDEVQNRSPKHHTSPCSDYNIGLEVANSMEPIGVDFKQEKDIFGCEEECSEKACLESLKTGINGVCSASVGNLKRKAFLTSKQLKSCLNGGITISSSKSCRYKRVGDGWHKQKEWKHRIGRSPIQNAGSSSQCEDCGEGSFKPSEVLEQGNCAYNNMNPHIIRGMRGCTEWPPRLQKR, encoded by the exons ATGGCCTCCAACAACAAAACTCCTCCCGACCCAATCATCTCCTCTGCCCACACCCTCCTACCACAGATTCCTCGTCACCGGAAACATCGAAATCCCGGCATTGCCATCGCTTTCCGCCTCAGAGGTTCACACAACAAAAAACACTCTGCACGTGACAACACTTCCCCTGTCAATTTTTGGAAAGGATCTCCGAAAAACGAGATTTCAGCGAGGAACCTCGCTGCAGAGTGGTGGCAGTGGCAGTTTATGACCGGTGACGTGTTCCCATGTGCATCACCGTTGCCTTCGTCTAGGTTTCAG CTTGCTAACGGGATAAAGCCCACGTTTCGTCATTCTCACAATTCTGGAGAAAAactaaaagagagaaaagatgAGAAAATGAAGTCAATAACCATTTTGCGTTCAAGAAATGGACTTCGCCGAGAG CTTGAATCTTCAATGCAATGTCTCAAGTGTTCAAAAGAAGTGGCAACAAAATCGAACCCTGCCCTTAAAGATGAAAAATCCAACAAGTCTAAGCATCTTGAAGACAAAGAAATTGGTGGTCACCATTACTTTGGCATCACTAATTTGCTAGAACTCCTACGCTCTCAGAGGGCCATCAATGAACTTAAAGCCACACAGAAGTCCTCCAAGAAAATAGTGGAACAATTGTCGCAGAATGTTGAAGACAATAGGGTCTTCCACAAGTGTAGAGAATGCAAGAAGAGTGAAACGGTGTTAGATGACTTAAAAGACAAGTTGTCAAGggaaaaaagaagtagagaaagGACGGAGTTATTGAATGCCAAATTGGTACATGAAGTGGCTAAAACCAAGATATCTTCGAAGCAGTGCATGACAAACTAcagtaaagaaaagaaaaaaagaaaaatgttagaGGAAGTGTGTAATGAATTAGCCATGCAAGTGAGAGAAGACACGGTTAAACTTGAGGGGTTGCTAAGCGATTCCGTGAAGATTTGCAAGGAAGTGAAAgaagagagggagatgatggAAATGGCTGAGCTATGGCGAGAAGAACGTGTACAGATGAAGCTAGCTGATGCACAGATTTTACTTGAAGATAAATATAACGAGATGGTCCAGTTGATTGCTTTTCTCCAAGTGTTCTTGAGATCAAGGGGTGCCGAGATAGACACCACTGAACTAGAGGACGCTCAGTTTATCAAACAGATAGTTGAATCGGTGAGTATTAAACGCATTGTGGAGCTTTCATATGATTTCTCGAAGTCAGATGTTGCAGTTGAAACATTCGAGGAGCTAATTGGAAAAGACAACACTGGTTCCTATACAGCATTTACTAGCCCCTTGTCCAACATACACATTGAAAGTCTCGATGAAGTGCAGAATAGAAGTCCTAAACATCATACAAGTCCTTGCAGTGATTATAATATTGGCTTAGAAGTAGCTAATTCGATGGAACCTATTGGGGTTGATTTTAAGCAAGAAAAGGATATATTTGGTTGTGAAGAAGAATGTAGTGAAAAGGCGTGTCTGGAATCTTTGAAGACAGGAATTAATGGGGTGTGTTCCGCATCTGTGGGAAACTTAAAGAGGAAAGCTTTTCTTACTTCTAAACAACTAAAGTCGTGCCTCAACGGTGGAATAACGATTTCGTCGTCAAAATCGTGTCGGTATAAAAGGGTAGGTGATGGTTGGCACAAACAAAAGGAGTGGAAGCATAGAATTGGAAGAAGCCCTATTCAGAATGCAGGGAGTAGTTCTCAGTGTGAAGATTGCGGTGAGGGTAGCTTCAAACCCTCGGAGGTGTTGGAACAAGGAAACTGTGCATACAATAACATGAACCCACACATAATCCGTGGGATGAGAGGGTGCACAGAATGGCCACCACGTCTTCAAAAACGATAA